In Deltaproteobacteria bacterium, the sequence CGCCACCATGGTGTCGACGTGCTCGGCGAAGGCCCCCCGCAGTCGCTGGCGCCGCCCCGAGGATCGCAGCAGGTCGCGGGCCTTGTTCTTGGCCAGCACCTTGAGCCACGGGTAGAGGCCGGGCTCCTTCCACGCGTAGTTGGGCAGCGCCCCGAACGCGGCGAGGAAGGTCTCGCGCAGGCAGTCCTCGGCGTCGTCCTTGTCGCCGAGCATCGGCACCAAGACGTGGGCATAGATCGCGCGCGCGTACGCGCGATAGATCTGCTCGAAGGCGCGACGATCGCCCTTGGCCGCGCGTTGGACCAACGCACGCTCGTCGTCGAGGGCGTCGGGGCGCCGAGTCACCGCGGGCGCA encodes:
- a CDS encoding RNA polymerase sigma factor — encoded protein: MTRRPDALDDERALVQRAAKGDRRAFEQIYRAYARAIYAHVLVPMLGDKDDAEDCLRETFLAAFGALPNYAWKEPGLYPWLKVLAKNKARDLLRSSGRRQRLRGAFAEHVDTMVAPGRDPTEDELEREHLRVKIEAVLAGMNERYAAVLRLRLLQGRSREDCAATMDVKLGTLDVLLFRACRAFKQACEKQGVSLRGEP